The Brevibacillus brevis genome contains a region encoding:
- the dnaA gene encoding chromosomal replication initiator protein DnaA, which yields MDAAISELWRKVLAKIEKSLSKPSFDTWLKATKATTLEEDALIVVAPNDFARDWLETRYAQLITDTLYEVTGINMKVKFVAMQNPDAAFADEQPAPRVKMSEPPTVADDQPPSILNPKYTFDTFVIGSGNRFAHAASLAVAEAPAKAYNPLFIYGGVGLGKTHLMHAIGHYVIQHNPSAKVVYLSSEKFTNEFINSIRDNKAVEFRNKYRSVDVLLIDDIQFLAGKESTQEEFFHTFNALHEESKQIIISSDRPPKEIPTLEDRLRSRFEWGLITDIQPPDLETRIAILRKKAKAENLDIPNEVMAYIANQIDSNIRELEGALIRVVAYSSLINRDIDTQLAAEALKDIIPSSRPRVITIMDIQRTVGEAFSLKLEDFKAKKRTKTVAFPRQIAMYLSRELTDASLPKIGDEFGGRDHTTVIHAHEKISRALANDPHMQTTIQSLIEKLKANH from the coding sequence TTGGATGCAGCGATTAGCGAACTATGGCGCAAAGTACTCGCCAAGATAGAAAAATCGCTAAGCAAACCCAGTTTTGATACCTGGCTGAAGGCGACAAAGGCAACTACATTAGAAGAGGATGCACTGATCGTCGTCGCACCAAACGACTTTGCTCGTGATTGGCTAGAAACTAGGTACGCACAACTGATTACCGATACACTATATGAAGTGACGGGTATCAATATGAAAGTAAAGTTCGTCGCGATGCAAAATCCTGATGCGGCTTTTGCCGATGAACAACCTGCCCCACGGGTGAAAATGAGCGAACCGCCAACAGTCGCGGATGACCAGCCACCCAGTATCTTAAATCCCAAATACACCTTTGACACGTTTGTCATCGGCTCAGGGAATCGATTCGCTCACGCCGCATCGCTTGCGGTTGCTGAAGCTCCTGCAAAAGCTTACAATCCCCTCTTCATTTACGGAGGAGTCGGACTTGGCAAAACCCACTTAATGCATGCAATTGGCCATTATGTCATTCAGCACAACCCATCGGCGAAAGTGGTCTATTTGTCGTCTGAGAAATTCACCAATGAATTCATCAACTCTATTCGTGACAACAAAGCCGTCGAATTCCGCAATAAATACCGGAGTGTTGACGTTCTTTTAATTGATGACATTCAGTTTTTGGCAGGCAAAGAATCGACACAAGAAGAGTTTTTCCATACGTTCAATGCTTTGCATGAAGAAAGCAAACAAATCATTATCTCCTCCGATCGACCTCCCAAGGAGATCCCGACACTGGAGGATCGCCTCCGCTCACGCTTCGAATGGGGACTGATTACTGATATTCAGCCGCCAGACCTCGAAACGCGGATTGCGATTTTGCGCAAAAAGGCGAAAGCAGAAAATCTCGATATCCCTAATGAGGTAATGGCGTACATCGCCAACCAGATCGACAGCAACATCCGCGAGCTGGAAGGCGCACTGATTCGTGTCGTTGCCTACTCCTCCTTGATTAATCGTGATATCGACACGCAGCTGGCAGCGGAAGCTCTGAAAGACATTATTCCTTCCTCCCGCCCACGCGTGATTACCATTATGGACATCCAACGAACGGTCGGAGAAGCGTTCAGCCTGAAACTCGAAGATTTCAAGGCGAAAAAACGGACAAAAACCGTCGCTTTCCCACGTCAGATTGCGATGTATCTCTCCAGAGAGCTGACGGATGCCTCCTTGCCGAAAATCGGTGATGAATTTGGCGGCCGTGACCATACGACAGTCATCCATGCCCATGAGAAAATCTCTCGTGCGCTGGCAAATGACCCTCATATGCAAACAACCATTCAGTCGCTCATTGAAAAGTTAAAAGCAAACCATTAA
- the dnaN gene encoding DNA polymerase III subunit beta: MHITVQREKLSNAVSHVSKAVSSRTTIPILTGIKIKTDDEGLTLTASDSDVSIEVQIPLEEAGEWGVTVHQPGSIVLTARIFSEIVRKLPSNEIDIQVDDRLATKIRSGQAEFTINGMDASEYPQLPHLEEDKVFSVPCDLLKAMIRQTVFGVSTSEMRPILTGLMWSLDQGKLRFVATDSHRLASRTAMVECPEDLSFHNVVVPGKSCNELVKILDDDQNLADIVVADNQILVKSKHILFYSRLLEGTYPDTTRIIPQGSKTEITVSTKEFLQSIERASLLSREGKSNVVKLVTMPDGTVEITSNAPEIGKVTDILMPKAMNGEELKISFNAKYMIDALRAIDSAEIKASFSGPMSPFVIRPTDHDWMLHLILPVRTY; this comes from the coding sequence ATGCATATTACCGTTCAGCGTGAAAAGCTGTCGAACGCCGTATCGCATGTTAGCAAAGCAGTTTCTAGCAGAACTACGATTCCAATTTTGACCGGGATTAAAATCAAAACGGATGATGAAGGTTTGACACTGACAGCAAGCGATTCTGATGTGTCTATTGAAGTTCAGATTCCGCTGGAAGAAGCGGGAGAATGGGGAGTAACGGTACATCAACCTGGTAGCATTGTGTTGACTGCACGTATTTTCAGCGAAATCGTGCGCAAGCTGCCAAGCAATGAAATCGATATTCAAGTCGATGATCGTCTCGCAACCAAAATTCGTTCCGGACAAGCTGAGTTCACCATTAACGGAATGGATGCCAGCGAATATCCGCAGCTGCCGCATCTGGAAGAAGATAAAGTCTTCAGTGTTCCCTGTGATTTACTGAAGGCAATGATTCGTCAGACTGTTTTTGGTGTTTCCACTTCCGAAATGCGTCCGATCTTGACCGGTTTGATGTGGTCGCTTGATCAAGGAAAATTGCGTTTTGTGGCAACCGACAGCCATCGCTTGGCAAGCCGTACCGCTATGGTCGAATGCCCAGAGGATCTTTCTTTCCATAACGTGGTTGTTCCGGGTAAAAGCTGCAATGAATTGGTAAAGATATTAGATGACGACCAAAATCTCGCGGATATCGTTGTTGCTGACAATCAAATTTTGGTGAAGTCCAAGCATATCCTGTTCTATTCCCGTCTCTTGGAAGGAACTTATCCGGACACGACCAGAATTATTCCACAAGGAAGCAAAACGGAGATTACTGTCAGCACCAAGGAGTTTTTGCAATCTATCGAGCGCGCTTCCTTGCTGAGCCGCGAAGGAAAATCGAACGTAGTCAAGCTCGTCACGATGCCTGATGGAACCGTCGAAATTACGTCCAATGCACCTGAGATCGGGAAAGTAACGGACATTTTGATGCCAAAAGCAATGAATGGCGAAGAACTGAAAATTTCCTTCAACGCCAAATACATGATCGATGCGCTGCGTGCAATCGATAGCGCGGAAATCAAAGCGAGCTTTAGCGGCCCGATGAGTCCATTTGTGATTCGTCCGACCGATCATGATTGGATGCTCCATTTGATTTTGCCGGTTCGTACGTACTAA
- the yaaA gene encoding S4 domain-containing protein YaaA yields MREVSISTDYIALGQFLKLAEIIDTGGMAKAFLAEVPIQINGELDNRRGRKLYPGDEVAIEGYGRYQVVRP; encoded by the coding sequence ATGCGTGAGGTTTCCATTAGCACAGACTATATTGCTCTCGGCCAATTTTTGAAGCTGGCTGAAATCATTGACACGGGGGGAATGGCCAAAGCTTTTTTGGCTGAGGTTCCGATCCAGATCAATGGAGAGCTGGACAACAGACGTGGACGCAAGCTATATCCTGGCGATGAAGTGGCGATTGAAGGCTATGGTCGCTATCAAGTGGTACGCCCCTGA